In the genome of Abditibacteriota bacterium, the window GTCTGATCCTGGCGGGGGACCCCAAGCAGTCTATCTACGGCTTCCGGGGAGCCAACATCAGTACTTATATTGACGCTGTCTCGCAGGAGGGGACTGACCGTAAGGATCTGCCTGTCAGCAACAGATTTACTCCCAATCTGTGCCACGCTCTGAACCGCTTTTTTGCGTCTCAGTTTCACGCAGACAGCGAGAGTGAAGGAGAAGGCGGTGAAGATAAACCGCCTGTGGACTTTTTCGGAGAAGGCATTGCTTTCAAACCGGCGGGCTTTGTGCTGGAAAATGACGCTGTCCTGCCCGAAGGTTTCAAGTGCTTTAATCTGGTACGGCTTCGGGAGGAAGCGCCTGCCGTCCGGAACGAAACGGCTGATGACGCTGCAGATCCTGAAAACAGCGAGCCGGAAAATGACAAGCCGGATACTGCCAATCCTGAAGCCGGCGAGACTGATCCCCCGGATGATAAAAAAACCGATGACAAAAAAGAGCTCTCGCGGTATTACGGGTATATCTGCGATGAGATACAGAGGATAGTCGGCGATGACCGCCTGAAGTTTCACCGGAAGAAGGACGAGGACTCTGACGCCCATCCCCGCTACGGGGACTTTATGGTGCTGGTCAAGGCCAGAAGGGATGCCGAGCCTCTGGAAAAGCTGTTCAGGGAAAAATGCATCCCCTACACCTTTTACAAAAAAAACGGGCTTTTCACTTCGGAGGAAGCCGTCAGCCTGTATGAGACCCTGCTGGCTGTCTATGAGCCCTCGGAGGAGCACTTCAAGGTGGCCCTGTTCGGCGACCTGTTCCGCATGTCTCCGGAGAGCATCGGGAATTGCATAGACGGCAAGTCGGCTGCCGAAGAATTGAGGCTGCTGCAGAGCTGGGCGGACAAGCTGGCAGCCAAGTCTCCGGGAGAGGCGGCGGACGCGATACTCTCGGAGCTGAAGGTGCACACAAAATCCCTGGAGGAGGGGGACACCCGGCGCAGCGCCAATTACAAGCAGCTGGCCGCCGCTATCCGGGCTATGAGTCAAAAGACCCCTGACCCCCGGCTGCTCCTGGCTGCCCTGAAGACCCGTATGGACGAGGGCGGCAAAGAGAGCGAGGATGAGGACGAGGACCTGATGGCTCTGGACACGGACAGAGACGTGGTGAAGATCACCACCATGCACGGCGCCAAGGGCCTGGAGGCCAACGTGGTGTTTTTGCTGGGGAGTTTTATGCCCAAATCTTATGACAAAACTTACGGCCCCATGTATGACAAAACGATCTACACCATATCTGGCAAGGCTTCTGCCGACTACTATTCAGACGTGGAGCAGCCCACGGTCTATCTCACGAATGACTATGTTAAGAACGCTCTGACCGAACAGGGCAAACACGAAAATCACCGTCTCCTTTACGTGGCTATGACCAGAGCCCGGGCGCTGCTGTATATGCTTGATAACCCGTCCTTGTACGAAGGCGTTGTGGTGGCTGATCCGGACAACAGCCCGGACGCGGAAGAGATATTATACACACAGAAGCGCTGCGCAGACGGCAGAACGGAATACGTGCCATCATCCGAGGGCGAGGAAGGGCGCTCGCCGGAGGAGCTGGTGGCTGAATACAGGCAGAATACACCTCTGCCTTCTGCCGATGCCCAACCTGCTCCCGCAGCGACGCGGGAGCAGCAGGTACTGCCCGAAAAGGCGGAGTCTCTGCCCGAGTATCTCTCCTGCATCTGGCTGCAGTCCTTTTCGGGCATCAGGTCCAAGGGCGGCAAGGCGGAGACCGAAGACAGCGGGAAGTCCGGCGCTGCCGCCGGAGAGCCTGCCGCAGAGGGACAGGACCCCGAGGCCGGCCGGGAGACCGCCGACGGGGACGAGGCCCGGAGCGGCGCGGCCGCTGAGGAGGCCGAAGAGATCCGGGGCGGCTCCGACGAGCCCGAGGACACCACGGAGGACCGGGAGGGCGAGCTGCCCGGCGGCACAGTCACCGGCAACATAGTCCACGAGGCCTTTGACGCCATATTCAGGCATCCTGATGTGAAGAAAAGGGTTTACTACGACCTGAAGGAGGAAGATATAGACGAAGAGTCGGAGGGCCGCGACGGGAGCCTCTTTGCCAACGAGTGCCTGAGCCGCATACTGGACCGCTACTCCGGCATCATAGGCCGCC includes:
- a CDS encoding UvrD-helicase domain-containing protein, encoding MAVICNYEASAGTGKTYTIKVKFAELVLRGIPVDSILAMTYTEAAAAEMRDRIRKTLEETLDKGIKDGTLTDTDRIRLRAALTGLGDAWICTIHGFCARVLKEYPFEAGVNCRMKVDNTGFSDKEGVSRSLTDNLALLDMIKDEPVFVDELKKHDFRLEKITALVQRIHFEYGDTLNGYDIDFEVNTGGPREARFRQESDEEYAAAMAKAWETFRKTVEEYREKKDEIAAYSDINIKAINSISERADLCEEIKAGKQPQLNKSNSKLSISDSQKKVLDAYDKYHQDDHIGKTFPEVIEWINNEYRKDHSVPMPDDIYQKVCKIRDAVARLKYIRNDLVANAALRLRNIFVWILTRDAVKKCRDIRLSKGVMNYDDMIELVARALEEPDNPLGKALREKFAAGIVDEFQDTDPLQWRIIDRIFPKGDEEGDTGAKKRRLILAGDPKQSIYGFRGANISTYIDAVSQEGTDRKDLPVSNRFTPNLCHALNRFFASQFHADSESEGEGGEDKPPVDFFGEGIAFKPAGFVLENDAVLPEGFKCFNLVRLREEAPAVRNETADDAADPENSEPENDKPDTANPEAGETDPPDDKKTDDKKELSRYYGYICDEIQRIVGDDRLKFHRKKDEDSDAHPRYGDFMVLVKARRDAEPLEKLFREKCIPYTFYKKNGLFTSEEAVSLYETLLAVYEPSEEHFKVALFGDLFRMSPESIGNCIDGKSAAEELRLLQSWADKLAAKSPGEAADAILSELKVHTKSLEEGDTRRSANYKQLAAAIRAMSQKTPDPRLLLAALKTRMDEGGKESEDEDEDLMALDTDRDVVKITTMHGAKGLEANVVFLLGSFMPKSYDKTYGPMYDKTIYTISGKASADYYSDVEQPTVYLTNDYVKNALTEQGKHENHRLLYVAMTRARALLYMLDNPSLYEGVVVADPDNSPDAEEILYTQKRCADGRTEYVPSSEGEEGRSPEELVAEYRQNTPLPSADAQPAPAATREQQVLPEKAESLPEYLSCIWLQSFSGIRSKGGKAETEDSGKSGAAAGEPAAEGQDPEAGRETADGDEARSGAAAEEAEEIRGGSDEPEDTTEDREGELPGGTVTGNIVHEAFDAIFRHPDVKKRVYYDLKEEDIDEESEGRDGSLFANECLSRILDRYSGIIGRRRREYRRGILTILRNTLRTPLWEGGPEIGKLDTKYILTERPFVFKRKDAARDKVFYNGVVDMIFMHEGAYYVLDWKTNRSPSREYGQDDLAGMMAEGDYKKQAGLYTCFVDKWLQNFREAAGKAGGAVSVTKAFYVFVRPAEKRGGGAAVFEVSREELDAAIKGLLGE